A window of the Halobacterium hubeiense genome harbors these coding sequences:
- a CDS encoding SLC13 family permease — translation MIQMDVRSTRGRLAVFGLALAVTAVIALAPTPEGLALEGKYAIATMAFAGVLWVTGALPLAVTALSIPALLTAFGVFGDLDDALAPFADHLIFLFIAGFMLANALQKYDIDRRIALYIMARMGSSPRKLILAVMVATAILSMWVSNTATSAMMTPIAVGVLAQVVGRDELTEAGDDDLTTNVQVATLLGTAYGASVGGVGTLIGTPPNAVVAGVLNDQLGYEIGFADWLLIGLPIVAVTLPIVWYVLTYWLFPPEIEDVSGAREEARRYLREEGELSTRGRRVAYIFTATAGLWVLGGLGGPVWWLFETVGLSTDTANVLHTTLFGGSGPTLFGTEGGYQGLLYYVMVGLYAIPTLVLADTTEWEDLVDIDWGTILLFGGGLSLASGFANSGATRWIAETIFGSLTGLPIVVIVAAVVLLVIFLTEMTSNTATATIIVPVLVSIGGILAATLGLAEESAAIFLSVSGAIAASFAFALPVATPPNAIVFGSGYLEQRDMMRAGVVLNLLMTAVLTLFIWVLFQFVWPMFLW, via the coding sequence ATGATACAGATGGACGTTCGCTCGACGCGCGGACGGCTCGCGGTGTTCGGGCTCGCGCTCGCAGTCACCGCCGTCATCGCGCTCGCACCGACCCCCGAAGGCCTCGCACTCGAAGGGAAGTACGCCATCGCCACGATGGCGTTCGCGGGCGTGCTCTGGGTGACCGGCGCGCTCCCGCTGGCGGTCACCGCGCTCTCGATTCCCGCGCTGCTGACCGCGTTCGGCGTGTTCGGCGACCTCGACGACGCGCTCGCGCCGTTCGCCGACCACCTCATCTTCCTGTTCATCGCGGGGTTCATGCTCGCGAACGCGCTCCAGAAGTACGACATCGACCGCCGCATCGCGCTGTACATCATGGCGCGCATGGGCTCCAGCCCCCGCAAGCTCATCCTCGCCGTGATGGTCGCGACGGCCATCCTCTCGATGTGGGTCTCGAACACCGCCACCAGCGCGATGATGACGCCCATCGCGGTCGGCGTGCTCGCGCAGGTCGTCGGCCGCGACGAACTCACCGAGGCCGGTGACGACGACCTCACCACGAACGTCCAGGTCGCGACCCTCCTCGGGACCGCGTACGGCGCCAGCGTCGGCGGCGTCGGCACGCTCATCGGCACGCCGCCGAACGCCGTCGTCGCGGGCGTCCTCAACGACCAGCTCGGCTACGAAATCGGGTTCGCCGACTGGCTGCTCATCGGCCTCCCCATCGTCGCCGTCACGCTCCCAATCGTCTGGTACGTCCTCACGTACTGGCTGTTCCCGCCGGAAATCGAGGACGTCAGCGGCGCCCGCGAGGAAGCGCGGCGCTACCTCCGCGAGGAGGGCGAGCTGAGCACGCGCGGCCGCCGCGTCGCGTACATCTTCACCGCGACCGCCGGCCTCTGGGTGCTGGGCGGCCTCGGCGGCCCCGTCTGGTGGCTGTTCGAGACCGTCGGCCTCAGCACCGACACCGCGAACGTCCTCCACACCACGCTGTTCGGCGGCAGCGGCCCGACGCTGTTCGGCACCGAGGGCGGCTACCAGGGCCTGCTGTACTACGTGATGGTCGGCCTCTACGCCATCCCCACGCTCGTCCTCGCGGACACCACCGAGTGGGAGGACCTCGTGGACATCGACTGGGGGACCATCCTCCTGTTCGGCGGTGGCCTCTCGCTGGCCTCCGGGTTCGCGAACAGCGGCGCGACGCGCTGGATTGCCGAGACCATCTTCGGCTCGCTCACCGGCCTCCCCATCGTCGTCATCGTCGCCGCCGTCGTCCTGCTGGTCATCTTCCTCACCGAGATGACCTCCAACACCGCCACCGCCACCATCATCGTGCCCGTGCTCGTCTCCATCGGCGGCATCCTCGCCGCGACGCTCGGGCTCGCCGAGGAGTCCGCCGCCATCTTCCTCTCGGTCAGCGGCGCCATCGCCGCGAGCTTCGCGTTCGCGCTCCCGGTCGCGACGCCGCCCAACGCCATCGTGTTCGGCTCCGGCTACCTCGAACAGCGCGACATGATGCGCGCCGGCGTCGTCCTCAACCTCCTCATGACCGCGGTGCTGACGCTGTTCATCTGGGTGCTGTTCCAGTTCGTCTGGCCGATGTTCCTCTGGTAG
- a CDS encoding bifunctional methylenetetrahydrofolate dehydrogenase/methenyltetrahydrofolate cyclohydrolase, with protein sequence MTSIIDGNAVAADIREELADSVATLKDAGVTPRLATVLMNDKQASETYVSMKQRDCEEIGIAAEDVRIDSDAPAEELFDTVAELNAREDVHGILVQDPTPDHVPDERVLSAVDPAKDVDGFHPENVGKLVAGNARFKPCTPHGIQKLLESEGVDTEGKEVVVVGRSNIVGKPLANLLVQKGAGGNATVTVCHSRTDDLAAHTRRADVVVAAAGVTELVDGSMLSEGTVVVDVGINRVDADTEKGYELVGDVEFESAKEKASAITPVPGGVGPMTRAMLLYNTVKAAGEQTGVDVTLP encoded by the coding sequence ATGACGAGTATCATCGACGGGAACGCCGTCGCCGCCGACATCCGGGAGGAACTCGCGGACTCCGTGGCGACGCTGAAGGACGCCGGCGTCACGCCGCGGCTCGCGACCGTCCTGATGAACGACAAGCAGGCCAGCGAGACGTACGTCTCGATGAAACAGCGCGACTGCGAGGAGATCGGCATCGCCGCCGAGGACGTCCGCATCGACTCCGACGCGCCCGCCGAGGAGCTGTTCGACACGGTCGCGGAGCTCAACGCCCGCGAGGACGTCCACGGCATCCTCGTGCAGGACCCGACGCCCGACCACGTCCCCGACGAGCGCGTGCTGTCGGCGGTCGATCCCGCGAAGGACGTGGACGGCTTCCACCCCGAGAACGTCGGGAAGCTCGTCGCCGGGAACGCGCGCTTCAAGCCCTGCACGCCCCACGGCATCCAGAAGCTCCTCGAAAGCGAGGGCGTGGACACCGAGGGCAAGGAGGTCGTCGTGGTCGGCCGCTCGAACATCGTCGGGAAGCCGCTCGCGAACCTCCTCGTGCAGAAGGGCGCGGGCGGCAACGCCACCGTCACCGTCTGTCACAGCCGCACCGACGACCTCGCCGCGCACACGCGCCGCGCGGACGTCGTCGTCGCGGCCGCCGGCGTCACCGAACTCGTGGACGGCTCGATGCTCTCGGAGGGCACCGTCGTCGTCGACGTCGGCATCAACCGCGTGGACGCCGACACCGAGAAGGGCTACGAGCTCGTCGGCGACGTCGAGTTCGAGAGCGCCAAGGAGAAGGCCAGCGCCATCACGCCCGTTCCCGGCGGCGTCGGCCCGATGACGCGCGCGATGCTGCTCTACAACACCGTGAAGGCCGCCGGCGAGCAGACCGGCGTCGACGTGACGCTTCCCTGA
- a CDS encoding DUF7117 family protein, which yields MDVRGERECKSCGTRWSYYETGSVECPDCGSMRSVGVGERSTHTDGNADLDLSAAREAAADGDLRGALDPAADACRDYCQSRGFVSGGDLLDLDDTYLAAQELRRAAVLLGDALRTSDDAERYVLALLNGAEDGQRPAPDEVPEALRAVRGLAYAAAVDHYRTDVRTYCGGEVPEPERGLLERLRDHAKRVEALDGDVAPEDSERLVEATRAIADALRGDESGVERARTRLDALTR from the coding sequence ATGGACGTGCGCGGCGAACGGGAGTGCAAATCGTGTGGGACGCGGTGGTCGTACTACGAGACGGGGAGCGTGGAGTGCCCCGACTGCGGGAGCATGCGAAGTGTCGGCGTCGGCGAGCGCAGCACGCACACGGACGGGAACGCCGACCTCGACCTCTCGGCCGCCCGCGAGGCCGCCGCCGACGGCGACCTGCGCGGCGCGCTCGACCCCGCGGCGGACGCGTGCCGCGACTACTGCCAGTCCCGGGGGTTCGTCTCTGGCGGCGACCTCCTCGACCTCGACGACACCTACCTCGCGGCGCAGGAACTGCGGCGCGCGGCGGTCCTGCTCGGGGACGCGCTCCGCACCAGCGACGACGCGGAGCGCTACGTGCTCGCGCTGTTGAACGGCGCCGAGGACGGCCAGCGGCCCGCGCCCGACGAAGTGCCCGAAGCCCTGCGGGCGGTTCGCGGACTCGCGTACGCGGCGGCGGTCGACCACTACCGGACGGACGTGCGGACGTACTGCGGCGGCGAGGTGCCCGAACCCGAGCGCGGACTGCTCGAACGCCTCCGCGACCACGCCAAGCGCGTGGAGGCGCTGGACGGCGACGTGGCTCCCGAGGACTCGGAGCGACTGGTCGAAGCGACGCGCGCCATCGCGGACGCGCTCCGCGGCGACGAGTCGGGCGTCGAGCGGGCGCGCACCCGTCTGGACGCCTTGACGCGGTAG
- a CDS encoding glycosyltransferase, producing the protein MAPPTTVLLPTVEWTPACEEVASQLRPEDELLVVCDTEADPVAERAGDLPDQTALVFAGEPEACSGKANAIAAGMEAAAHDRIVWTDDDFHHPPDWLATLNADYERHGPVSELPFFVGRDPLSKLLEPVYALGGTLGVYAADQAWAGAVAFERDDLDADAFLADLRRTVSDDGLLAERLDVTPLRRARRVEVGGTLRRTLERHVRFTKIVATHDPGGHVVTALVTLALSLACLFAPLSAAVGLTGFVAGVYAAFGVRRWTALLAYPAALAAIPLGVYAHARRTFVWGGRRYRWRGKFDVEVVED; encoded by the coding sequence ATGGCGCCGCCGACGACCGTCCTGTTGCCGACCGTTGAGTGGACTCCGGCCTGCGAGGAGGTAGCGTCCCAGCTCCGCCCCGAGGACGAACTGCTGGTCGTCTGCGACACCGAGGCGGACCCGGTCGCCGAGCGCGCGGGCGACCTCCCCGACCAGACTGCCCTCGTGTTCGCCGGCGAGCCCGAGGCGTGTTCGGGGAAGGCCAACGCTATCGCCGCGGGGATGGAGGCCGCCGCGCACGACCGCATCGTGTGGACCGACGACGACTTCCACCACCCGCCGGACTGGCTGGCGACGCTCAACGCCGACTACGAGCGCCACGGTCCCGTCTCCGAGCTCCCGTTCTTCGTCGGCCGCGACCCGCTGTCGAAGCTGCTGGAACCCGTCTACGCGCTCGGCGGCACGCTCGGCGTCTACGCGGCCGACCAGGCGTGGGCGGGCGCGGTCGCCTTCGAGCGCGACGACCTCGACGCCGATGCGTTCCTCGCGGACCTCCGCCGGACGGTCAGCGACGACGGCCTGCTCGCCGAGCGCCTCGATGTCACGCCGCTGCGGCGCGCGCGCCGCGTCGAAGTCGGCGGCACGCTCCGGCGGACGCTGGAGCGCCACGTCCGGTTCACGAAAATCGTCGCCACCCACGACCCCGGCGGGCACGTCGTCACGGCGCTGGTGACGCTCGCGCTCTCCCTCGCGTGCCTGTTCGCGCCGCTGTCCGCCGCGGTCGGCCTCACCGGGTTCGTCGCGGGCGTCTACGCGGCGTTCGGGGTTCGCCGCTGGACCGCGCTGCTCGCGTACCCCGCGGCGCTGGCGGCGATTCCGCTCGGCGTCTACGCGCACGCGCGCCGGACGTTCGTCTGGGGCGGCCGGCGCTACCGCTGGCGCGGGAAGTTCGACGTCGAGGTCGTCGAGGACTGA
- a CDS encoding cold-shock protein codes for MAAGNVDFFNDTGGYGFISTDDGDLDDDEDVFFHMEDVGGEDLTEGTEVEFDIESSPKGPRAANVVRL; via the coding sequence ATGGCAGCAGGCAACGTTGACTTCTTCAACGACACTGGCGGCTACGGTTTCATTTCGACTGACGACGGCGACCTCGACGACGACGAAGACGTGTTCTTCCACATGGAAGACGTCGGCGGCGAAGACCTCACCGAGGGCACCGAGGTGGAGTTCGACATCGAATCCTCCCCGAAGGGCCCGCGCGCGGCGAACGTCGTCCGACTGTAA
- the glyA gene encoding serine hydroxymethyltransferase produces the protein MSYDDVREVDPAVADALVGERHRQNETLAMIASENHASEAVLEAQSSELTNKYAEGYPGERYYGGCEFADDVEELAIERAKELFGADHANVQPHSGSSANMGVYFSVLEPGDKILSLDLTHGGHLSHGHPANFAGQLYEVEQYEVDADTGRLDYESLRETAEEFEPDMIVSGFSAYPREVEWERIQEAADAVGAYHMADIAHITGLVAAGEHPSPVGVADFVTGSTHKTIRAGRGGIIMCDEEYADDVDSAVFPGAQGGPLMHNIAGKAVGFKEALDESFDEYAEQVVRNAEVLGETLQDHGFSLVSGGTDTHLVLVDLRDSHPDVSGGDAEEALEEVGIVLNANTVPDESRSAFDPSGIRAGTPALTTRGFDEEAMETVGDCIAKVVDNVGDAEVYAEVAATVEDLCREHPLYE, from the coding sequence ATGAGCTACGACGACGTCCGGGAGGTCGACCCGGCAGTCGCGGACGCGCTCGTCGGCGAGCGCCACCGGCAGAACGAGACGCTGGCGATGATCGCCAGCGAGAACCACGCCAGCGAAGCCGTCCTCGAAGCCCAGAGCAGCGAACTCACGAACAAGTACGCCGAGGGTTACCCGGGCGAGCGCTACTACGGCGGCTGCGAGTTCGCGGACGACGTCGAGGAGCTCGCCATCGAACGCGCGAAGGAGCTGTTCGGCGCCGACCACGCCAACGTCCAGCCCCACAGCGGCTCGTCGGCGAACATGGGCGTCTACTTCTCCGTACTGGAGCCCGGCGACAAGATTCTCTCGCTTGACCTCACGCACGGCGGCCACCTCAGCCACGGCCACCCCGCGAACTTCGCTGGCCAGCTGTACGAGGTCGAGCAGTACGAGGTCGATGCCGACACCGGCCGACTGGACTACGAGTCGCTGCGCGAGACCGCCGAGGAGTTCGAGCCCGACATGATTGTCTCGGGGTTCTCGGCGTACCCCCGGGAGGTCGAGTGGGAGCGCATTCAGGAGGCCGCCGACGCCGTCGGCGCCTACCACATGGCGGACATCGCACACATCACGGGCCTCGTCGCGGCGGGCGAACACCCCTCGCCGGTCGGCGTCGCGGACTTCGTGACCGGCTCGACGCACAAGACGATTCGCGCGGGCCGCGGCGGCATCATCATGTGCGACGAGGAGTACGCCGACGACGTGGACTCGGCGGTGTTCCCGGGCGCGCAGGGCGGCCCGCTGATGCACAACATCGCGGGGAAGGCGGTCGGCTTCAAGGAGGCGCTGGACGAGTCCTTCGACGAGTACGCCGAACAGGTCGTGCGCAACGCCGAGGTGCTCGGTGAGACGCTCCAGGACCACGGCTTCTCGCTGGTCTCGGGCGGCACCGACACCCACCTCGTGCTCGTGGACCTCCGCGACTCCCACCCCGACGTCTCCGGCGGCGACGCCGAGGAAGCCCTCGAAGAAGTCGGCATCGTCCTGAACGCCAACACCGTGCCGGACGAGTCTCGCTCCGCGTTCGACCCGTCGGGCATCCGCGCCGGCACGCCCGCGCTGACGACCCGCGGCTTCGACGAGGAGGCGATGGAGACCGTCGGCGACTGCATCGCGAAGGTCGTGGACAACGTCGGCGACGCCGAGGTGTACGCCGAGGTCGCCGCGACCGTCGAGGACCTCTGCCGCGAACACCCGCTGTACGAGTGA
- a CDS encoding DUF7528 family protein gives MVEKSDRSPDHHVERRGSRVAVTVGDEELLLSREAAAELRDSLDDALTSREAFVNTVGVHRADGSYVVERRGADSAGNRKVFDSFDALARLWQRLPAEFTADDLSTTGLTAGRRHMVLWHLVEHPGFAVELASRQPLTAEKTATEVVEP, from the coding sequence CTGGTCGAGAAATCCGACCGCTCGCCTGACCACCACGTCGAGCGCCGCGGCAGCCGGGTCGCCGTCACCGTCGGCGACGAGGAACTGCTTCTCTCCCGCGAGGCCGCCGCCGAGCTACGCGACTCGCTGGACGACGCGCTGACATCCCGGGAGGCGTTCGTGAACACCGTCGGCGTCCACCGCGCGGACGGCAGCTACGTCGTGGAGCGGCGGGGCGCCGATTCCGCCGGCAACCGCAAGGTGTTCGACTCCTTCGACGCGCTGGCGCGGCTCTGGCAGCGCCTGCCCGCGGAGTTCACCGCCGACGACCTCTCCACTACGGGGTTGACGGCGGGCCGCCGACACATGGTGCTGTGGCACCTCGTCGAGCACCCCGGGTTCGCCGTCGAACTCGCGAGCAGACAGCCGCTGACCGCCGAGAAGACGGCAACGGAGGTGGTCGAGCCGTAG
- the tbsP gene encoding transcriptional regulator TbsP encodes MSQNLLGTSVDAVVRTVLDAEPGELFVVNPAGETVEELVDAANAHEGELPSIRLLGDERTLKDVTDDFIVASNAANLVEAGDLELRVFDGDARSSMLVTEDRTVALVGVGGLVGGLTTDDAEFTETAYDAVADDWDDAEAFTLRTPAIDRVRQTLDEDISPDVEADFDAVLASMETARGDGDGLDEVTVSLLVAAKNRELLYDISKWGEDVGIASKATFSRTKTKLEDLGLIDTEKVPIDVGRPRLRLKLADDRLEDAPPAELANVAQSVLT; translated from the coding sequence ATGTCACAGAATCTACTGGGGACCAGCGTGGACGCCGTCGTCCGCACCGTCCTCGACGCCGAGCCCGGCGAGCTGTTCGTCGTGAACCCCGCCGGCGAGACCGTCGAGGAACTCGTCGACGCCGCCAACGCCCACGAGGGGGAGCTCCCGTCCATCCGCCTGCTCGGCGACGAGCGCACGCTGAAGGACGTGACCGACGACTTCATCGTCGCGAGCAACGCCGCGAACCTCGTCGAAGCCGGCGACCTCGAGCTTCGCGTCTTCGACGGCGACGCGCGGAGTTCGATGCTCGTCACCGAGGACCGCACGGTCGCGCTCGTCGGCGTCGGGGGGCTCGTCGGCGGCCTCACCACCGACGACGCCGAGTTCACCGAGACCGCCTACGACGCCGTCGCCGACGACTGGGACGACGCCGAGGCGTTCACGCTCCGCACGCCCGCCATCGACCGCGTCCGGCAGACGCTCGACGAGGACATCAGTCCCGACGTCGAGGCCGACTTCGATGCGGTGCTGGCGTCCATGGAGACCGCCCGCGGCGACGGCGACGGCCTCGACGAGGTCACCGTCAGCCTGCTGGTCGCCGCGAAGAACCGCGAACTGCTCTACGACATCAGCAAGTGGGGCGAGGACGTCGGCATCGCGTCGAAGGCGACGTTCTCCCGCACGAAGACGAAGCTCGAAGACCTCGGGCTCATCGACACCGAGAAGGTCCCCATCGACGTCGGCCGGCCGCGGCTCCGCCTCAAGCTCGCCGACGACCGCCTCGAGGACGCGCCGCCCGCCGAACTGGCGAACGTCGCCCAGTCGGTCCTCACGTAA
- a CDS encoding alpha/beta hydrolase family protein, with translation MALETNTVRETAREFAVRVADGDPAAAADLLSDDGREAVVDAYPDGFGDVSDAEDALEQFWYGLYGEYGDFEGVETLAVEAPCALAELGFADGTQTLELGVEDGAVVAFSLPTAHEPPAYADLDAFDEREVTVDADDVALDGVLAVPDGDGPFPGVVLVHGAGIHDPDGGLSNVLKDFAWGLATEGVAVLRYAKRLRDHDVPAEEYTLDNVVVDDAVAAVDELAATNAVSEDSVFVAGHSQGGTAAPRIADRHGGVAGVANLDGAVQQVSDPETPVLRYEFEPDGDLSDEQEAELAALREQLRRVADGDYDPDEEVFGRPGRWHDSLREYDAGATAEALDAPAFVATSGRADPDVQPELVTFHEQRYAAWNELDLPKESRVERYPEVGHYFRDAHEPTTMAHLYFADNVAGEVVADLAAWVESVADA, from the coding sequence ATGGCTCTCGAAACCAACACGGTCCGCGAGACCGCCCGCGAGTTCGCCGTCCGCGTGGCGGACGGCGACCCCGCGGCCGCCGCCGACCTGCTCTCCGACGACGGCCGGGAGGCGGTCGTCGACGCCTACCCCGACGGCTTCGGCGACGTCTCCGACGCCGAGGACGCCCTCGAACAGTTCTGGTACGGGCTCTACGGCGAGTACGGCGACTTCGAGGGCGTCGAGACGCTGGCAGTCGAGGCGCCGTGCGCGCTCGCCGAGCTGGGGTTCGCGGACGGTACGCAGACGCTGGAGTTGGGCGTCGAGGACGGCGCCGTCGTCGCGTTCTCGCTGCCGACCGCCCACGAGCCGCCCGCGTACGCGGACCTCGACGCGTTCGACGAGCGCGAGGTGACCGTCGATGCCGACGACGTCGCCCTCGACGGCGTGCTCGCGGTCCCGGACGGAGACGGGCCGTTCCCGGGCGTCGTGCTCGTCCATGGCGCGGGCATCCACGACCCCGACGGCGGCCTCTCGAACGTTCTCAAAGACTTCGCGTGGGGGCTGGCGACCGAGGGCGTCGCCGTCCTCCGGTACGCGAAGCGCTTGCGCGACCACGACGTCCCCGCCGAGGAGTACACGCTCGACAACGTAGTCGTGGACGACGCGGTCGCCGCGGTCGACGAACTCGCGGCGACCAACGCGGTGAGCGAGGACAGCGTGTTCGTCGCCGGCCACAGTCAGGGCGGGACCGCCGCCCCGCGAATCGCGGACCGGCACGGCGGCGTCGCGGGCGTCGCGAACCTCGACGGCGCCGTCCAGCAGGTCAGCGACCCGGAGACGCCGGTGCTCCGGTACGAGTTCGAGCCCGACGGCGACCTCTCCGACGAACAGGAAGCCGAACTGGCGGCGCTCCGCGAGCAACTGCGCCGCGTCGCGGACGGCGACTACGACCCCGACGAGGAGGTGTTCGGGCGGCCGGGCCGGTGGCACGACAGCCTCCGGGAGTACGACGCCGGCGCGACCGCCGAAGCGCTGGACGCGCCCGCGTTCGTGGCGACGTCGGGGCGCGCCGACCCCGACGTTCAGCCGGAGCTCGTGACGTTCCACGAGCAGCGGTACGCGGCGTGGAACGAACTCGACCTCCCCAAGGAGAGTCGCGTGGAGCGCTACCCCGAGGTCGGCCACTACTTCAGGGACGCCCACGAGCCGACGACGATGGCGCACCTCTACTTCGCGGACAACGTCGCCGGCGAGGTCGTCGCTGACCTCGCGGCGTGGGTCGAATCGGTCGCGGACGCGTAG
- a CDS encoding DUF1028 domain-containing protein, which translates to MTFSIVACDPETDAVGVAVQSKFVGVGAVVPFASADAGAIATQSFANVAYGPDGLDLLRDGYSADEVIERLTADDEDAPQRQVGIVGQDGSVAAFTGEECFDHASDRQGEHYTVQGNILENRETVDAMADTFKATDGGLPEKLIAALHAGNEAGGDQRGEQSAALYVAKPEGGYDGGNDRWIDVRVDDHEHPIDELERVFRVYDVTLLEREDPEQYRELDGETAEAVEEALADLGFYDGTPSGDFGDEAREALEAFRGMNNFENHDLDALEDALARGWDDADGDGEEKLVNAIWHGLSRLDRQ; encoded by the coding sequence ATGACGTTCTCCATCGTCGCGTGCGACCCCGAGACCGACGCGGTCGGGGTCGCCGTGCAGTCGAAGTTCGTCGGCGTCGGCGCTGTCGTCCCGTTCGCCAGCGCCGACGCGGGCGCCATCGCCACGCAGAGCTTCGCGAACGTCGCGTACGGCCCGGACGGCCTCGACCTGCTCCGCGACGGCTACTCGGCCGACGAAGTAATCGAGCGACTCACCGCCGACGACGAGGACGCTCCGCAGCGGCAGGTCGGAATCGTGGGACAGGACGGCTCGGTGGCGGCGTTCACGGGCGAGGAGTGCTTCGACCACGCCAGCGACCGGCAGGGCGAGCACTACACCGTGCAGGGGAACATTCTGGAGAACCGCGAGACCGTGGACGCGATGGCCGACACGTTCAAGGCGACCGACGGCGGCCTCCCGGAGAAGCTCATCGCGGCACTGCACGCGGGCAACGAGGCGGGCGGCGACCAGCGCGGCGAGCAGTCCGCGGCGCTGTACGTCGCCAAGCCCGAGGGCGGCTACGACGGCGGGAACGACCGCTGGATCGACGTGCGCGTGGACGACCACGAGCACCCAATCGACGAGCTGGAGCGCGTGTTCCGCGTCTACGACGTCACGCTCCTCGAACGCGAGGACCCCGAACAGTACCGCGAACTCGACGGAGAGACGGCCGAAGCCGTCGAGGAAGCGCTCGCGGACCTCGGGTTCTACGACGGCACGCCGTCCGGCGACTTTGGGGACGAGGCGCGGGAGGCGTTAGAGGCGTTCCGCGGGATGAACAACTTCGAGAACCACGACCTCGACGCGCTGGAGGACGCGCTCGCCCGCGGCTGGGACGACGCCGACGGCGACGGCGAGGAGAAGCTGGTGAACGCCATCTGGCACGGGCTCTCGCGCCTCGACCGGCAGTAA